One Gemmatimonadaceae bacterium DNA window includes the following coding sequences:
- a CDS encoding CDP-alcohol phosphatidyltransferase family protein → MWGPLIAVLVLFLGALAVFAVQTARHGLVTSARAAQLGDSVVLSRFFVEYGLWMFRPAIRWLVRLGVHPDHVSWASLWLHLLAALALAAGGFGVAGWVLLFGAICDSLDGGVARARGLSSDAGEVLDAVIDRWAEMVVFFGYAWYYRNDPFGFVVSVAACAGAVMVSYTRAKGETVQVDAKMGLMQRHERATYLIVSTIFSTLIETWWPSGDPPRHWLVLAALTCIAVLANVTGMVRTRFIRQQLRQR, encoded by the coding sequence ATGTGGGGGCCTCTCATCGCCGTGCTCGTACTGTTCCTGGGCGCGCTGGCGGTGTTCGCGGTGCAGACCGCGCGCCATGGCCTTGTCACCTCCGCGCGCGCCGCGCAGTTAGGGGACAGCGTCGTCCTGAGCCGCTTCTTCGTGGAGTACGGCCTTTGGATGTTCCGCCCGGCCATCCGGTGGCTGGTGCGGCTCGGGGTGCACCCCGATCACGTGTCGTGGGCTTCACTTTGGCTGCATCTGCTCGCCGCGCTGGCACTTGCCGCCGGCGGATTCGGCGTCGCCGGCTGGGTGCTCCTGTTCGGGGCAATCTGTGATTCGCTCGATGGCGGCGTGGCGCGCGCGCGCGGGCTTTCGAGCGACGCGGGCGAGGTGCTCGATGCGGTGATCGACCGCTGGGCCGAGATGGTCGTGTTCTTCGGCTACGCCTGGTACTACCGGAACGACCCGTTCGGCTTCGTGGTCTCGGTGGCGGCGTGCGCGGGCGCGGTGATGGTGAGCTACACGCGCGCCAAGGGAGAGACGGTGCAGGTGGATGCCAAGATGGGGCTCATGCAGCGCCACGAACGGGCGACCTACCTGATCGTCTCCACGATCTTCTCCACGCTGATCGAAACGTGGTGGCCGTCGGGTGATCCGCCGCGGCATTGGCTGGTGCTGGCGGCGCTGACGTGCATTGCCGTGCTGGCGAACGTCACCGGCATGGTGCGCACGCGCTTCATCCGTCAGCAACTGCGGCAGCGGTGA
- a CDS encoding HNH endonuclease — MAKRPTLKLSRSGTDRSGTDRGGTARGGRPSRRAAVRTRATRDARGRKQTAPRSRQAQVARGVMLHVAMKRALRKGALRDCSQRCVYCATPLDQHTATLDHVVPLARGGAHDPGNVVAACGPCNRLKGDLLPFEFFARHPWAGLNFVRFARNVHRALKRGARRAVSLACARETDLAA, encoded by the coding sequence ATGGCGAAACGACCGACGCTCAAGCTCAGCCGCAGCGGGACCGACCGCAGCGGCACCGACCGCGGGGGCACCGCCCGCGGCGGACGCCCTTCCCGACGCGCCGCCGTGCGCACGCGGGCGACCCGCGATGCGCGTGGCCGCAAGCAGACGGCGCCGCGCTCCCGACAGGCCCAGGTGGCCCGCGGCGTCATGCTGCATGTCGCGATGAAGCGCGCGCTGCGCAAAGGGGCGCTCCGCGACTGCAGCCAGCGCTGTGTGTACTGCGCCACCCCCCTCGACCAGCACACGGCCACGCTCGATCATGTCGTGCCGCTGGCACGCGGTGGGGCGCACGATCCGGGCAACGTCGTGGCCGCCTGCGGGCCGTGCAACCGGCTCAAGGGTGACCTGCTGCCGTTCGAGTTCTTCGCTCGGCATCCGTGGGCCGGGCTCAACTTCGTGCGCTTTGCGCGCAACGTGCACCGCGCACTCAAGCGTGGGGCGCGTCGGGCGGTGAGTCTCGCCTGCGCGCGCGAGACCGATCTGGCAGCGTAG
- a CDS encoding neutral zinc metallopeptidase: protein MRWSPGGRSDDLEDRRGSSGGGMGFGGGGGGGMRLGVGGMLVLVVLSIVFKRDLITPFLGGGGVGPAPSAAVAPLNDPREEQMVQFVSMVLDSTQSTWTHTMSQYQRTKLVLYRDVTATACGTGQAASGPFYCPGDQKVYLDLSFFNELDTKFGAPGDFAQAYVLAHEIGHHVQNLLGTEQQLRQLQSRNPGRKNQFSVAMELQADCYAGVWAHEAARQGILEPGDIDEGLSAAESVGDDRLQRMAGRAVSPESFTHGSSADRRKWFRQGFDSGDARSCDTFTALSR, encoded by the coding sequence ATGCGGTGGAGTCCCGGTGGGCGGAGCGACGATCTCGAAGATCGCCGCGGGAGCTCCGGCGGTGGCATGGGGTTCGGCGGCGGCGGAGGCGGTGGCATGCGCCTCGGCGTCGGCGGCATGCTCGTACTGGTGGTGCTCAGCATCGTGTTCAAGCGCGACCTGATCACACCGTTCCTGGGCGGTGGTGGCGTGGGGCCGGCGCCATCGGCCGCCGTGGCTCCGTTAAACGATCCGCGCGAAGAGCAGATGGTGCAGTTTGTCTCGATGGTGCTCGACAGCACGCAGTCCACCTGGACGCACACCATGTCGCAGTACCAGCGCACCAAGCTCGTGCTCTATCGCGATGTCACCGCCACGGCCTGCGGCACGGGGCAGGCGGCGAGTGGCCCGTTCTATTGCCCCGGCGATCAGAAGGTCTATCTCGACCTCAGCTTCTTCAACGAACTCGACACCAAGTTCGGCGCACCCGGCGATTTTGCGCAGGCGTATGTGCTGGCGCACGAGATCGGTCATCACGTGCAGAATCTGCTCGGCACCGAGCAACAGCTGCGGCAGCTGCAGTCGCGCAATCCCGGGCGGAAGAATCAGTTCTCGGTGGCGATGGAGCTGCAGGCCGATTGCTACGCCGGGGTGTGGGCGCATGAGGCGGCGCGGCAGGGGATCCTCGAGCCGGGCGATATCGACGAAGGGCTCTCGGCGGCCGAATCCGTGGGGGATGATCGGCTGCAGCGGATGGCGGGCCGGGCGGTGAGCCCGGAGTCGTTCACCCACGGCTCCTCGGCCGACCGGCGCAAGTGGTTCCGGCAGGGTTTCGACTCCGGCGATGCGCGGTCGTGCGACACCTTCACGGCGCTCAGCCGATGA
- a CDS encoding creatininase family protein has protein sequence MPSSYAPRPGVLQEQTWPAMREGAWPVALLPFGATEPHNTHLPYGTDTILGGEVAARVAAACVANGTGVVALPAIPFGVNTTQLDLRFTINVMPSTQLALLRDVIRSLEPHGVKALVLLNAHGGNELRALVRELQPETPLLLAIVNWWQAGDHATFAEAGDHAGELETAAVQHVAPQLVVPDRTTWGEGKARPSRFEGVQRGWAWIPRRWTQVTDDTGVGRPHEATADKGAAFIAQAVARIAQFCEELATADPAALYRDG, from the coding sequence ATGCCAAGCAGCTACGCGCCGCGCCCCGGGGTACTGCAGGAGCAGACCTGGCCCGCCATGCGTGAGGGGGCGTGGCCGGTGGCGTTGCTGCCCTTCGGCGCTACCGAGCCGCACAACACGCATCTCCCCTACGGTACCGATACCATCCTTGGCGGCGAAGTCGCCGCGCGGGTCGCCGCCGCGTGTGTGGCCAACGGCACCGGTGTCGTGGCGCTCCCCGCGATTCCCTTCGGCGTGAATACCACGCAGCTCGATCTGCGCTTCACGATCAACGTGATGCCCAGTACGCAGCTGGCGCTGCTGCGCGACGTGATCCGCAGTCTGGAGCCGCACGGCGTGAAGGCACTCGTGTTGCTCAACGCGCACGGCGGCAACGAACTGCGCGCCCTCGTGCGCGAGCTGCAGCCGGAGACGCCGCTGCTCCTCGCCATCGTGAACTGGTGGCAGGCCGGCGATCATGCCACATTCGCCGAGGCGGGCGATCATGCGGGCGAACTCGAGACGGCTGCGGTGCAGCATGTGGCGCCCCAGCTCGTGGTCCCCGACCGCACCACGTGGGGGGAGGGAAAGGCGCGGCCCAGCCGCTTCGAGGGGGTGCAGCGCGGGTGGGCGTGGATCCCGCGGCGCTGGACGCAGGTGACCGACGATACCGGCGTGGGGCGGCCGCACGAAGCCACAGCCGATAAGGGCGCGGCCTTCATCGCCCAGGCGGTAGCCCGCATTGCGCAGTTCTGCGAGGAGTTGGCCACCGCGGACCCGGCGGCCCTCTACCGCGACGGGTGA
- a CDS encoding DUF3857 domain-containing transglutaminase family protein, giving the protein MRRSRWLSCMMGSLRPLLRSIPRLGGVAMTVTTTAATTAAAQSLASQPSDSIVRLAIDPARAGARGVVVLLDESVLRVEPDGRWTQQVRQVVQLLDAAMAPQVAERALGYARDHQTLRLDWTRVLRPDGRVVSDRPAQDQEGDLAAALNNPVYSDQRVRRVSLAGVAAGVIVDMAYTLEERAPRRPGDFFVQWGLNGPVPLRRAQLVVDAPVGYEPRIVERNLVVRRQEPVIGNRRRFIWRSADQDPVPAEAFAPDSNDLQQVVAVAGPASWNDLARWYDSLARSRYALPPAVQRAADSVISASRAATRADSIRAWHRWVAQDIRYVSVALGMGSYQPRSAEEVLASGVGDCKDKATLFVALLRRARIEAQPVLLHLSGRVIEGAPSIAQFNHAIAAVRDGAAWTFTDLTANLVPYGELPPSYQGGRALRLTASGDGELVTLPASSATTTTASLQLVYRMDSSGTAVGSGRERAAGTPALGTRALFATPLDDVRRAAVARQIAQTIIGTDGGVDARIDSLVGFDGRDLTAAPDVRYTLRVTDAARRVGTTRVLSIPLVMRGPARQFRAAVRELEGAGPRRLPIDGARILPTMTTALEWRVTLPEGWTVDLPAPVDTRSFFGHYESQWSVRGRELVLVRRLSGQRGVVGPERMIEVLVWLRTVGADDQEFLTMKPVATRAPEGAR; this is encoded by the coding sequence ATGCGCCGTTCTCGTTGGCTTTCGTGCATGATGGGTTCGCTGCGGCCGCTCCTGCGCTCCATCCCGCGGCTGGGCGGCGTGGCGATGACTGTGACCACGACCGCAGCCACGACCGCGGCCGCGCAGTCGCTGGCCTCGCAGCCGTCGGACAGCATCGTGCGGCTGGCCATCGATCCGGCCCGCGCTGGCGCGCGCGGCGTAGTGGTCCTGCTCGACGAAAGCGTGTTGCGCGTAGAGCCCGATGGGCGCTGGACCCAGCAGGTGCGTCAGGTGGTGCAACTGCTCGATGCCGCGATGGCGCCGCAGGTGGCCGAGCGTGCGCTGGGGTACGCACGTGATCATCAGACGCTGCGCCTGGACTGGACGCGCGTGCTGCGCCCCGATGGGCGCGTGGTGAGTGATCGGCCGGCGCAGGATCAGGAAGGGGATCTCGCGGCGGCGCTCAACAATCCCGTCTACAGCGATCAGCGCGTGCGGCGCGTGTCACTCGCCGGCGTCGCCGCCGGCGTGATCGTGGACATGGCCTACACGCTCGAGGAACGGGCCCCGCGTCGCCCGGGCGATTTCTTCGTGCAGTGGGGGCTCAACGGACCGGTCCCGCTGCGTCGTGCGCAGCTGGTGGTCGATGCGCCCGTGGGCTACGAGCCGCGCATCGTGGAACGCAATCTCGTAGTGCGCCGGCAGGAACCGGTGATCGGCAATCGCCGGCGCTTCATCTGGCGCAGCGCCGATCAGGATCCCGTGCCGGCTGAGGCGTTCGCGCCCGACTCCAACGACCTGCAGCAAGTGGTCGCGGTCGCCGGCCCGGCGAGCTGGAACGATCTCGCGCGCTGGTACGACAGTCTCGCCCGCAGTCGGTACGCGCTGCCGCCCGCAGTACAGCGCGCCGCCGATTCGGTGATCAGCGCCAGTCGAGCCGCGACCCGCGCCGACAGCATCCGGGCGTGGCATCGCTGGGTGGCGCAGGACATTCGCTACGTGAGCGTCGCGCTCGGCATGGGGAGCTACCAGCCGCGCAGCGCCGAGGAGGTCCTCGCGTCGGGCGTGGGAGACTGCAAGGACAAGGCGACGCTGTTTGTGGCGCTGCTACGCCGGGCCCGCATCGAGGCGCAGCCCGTGCTGCTGCATCTCTCGGGGCGCGTGATCGAGGGCGCGCCCAGCATCGCGCAGTTCAATCATGCCATCGCCGCCGTGCGGGATGGCGCCGCGTGGACGTTCACCGATCTCACCGCCAACCTCGTGCCGTACGGCGAGCTGCCGCCCTCATATCAGGGCGGGCGGGCGCTACGGCTCACCGCTTCCGGCGACGGCGAACTGGTTACGCTGCCGGCCAGCAGCGCCACTACCACCACGGCATCGCTGCAGTTGGTCTATCGCATGGACTCCAGCGGCACCGCAGTGGGGAGCGGGCGCGAGCGCGCCGCCGGGACGCCCGCGCTCGGTACGCGGGCCCTGTTCGCCACGCCGCTCGACGATGTGCGTCGCGCCGCCGTGGCGCGTCAGATTGCGCAGACGATCATTGGCACCGACGGCGGCGTCGACGCGCGTATTGACTCGCTGGTGGGATTCGATGGCCGTGATCTCACCGCGGCGCCGGATGTGCGCTACACGCTTCGGGTGACCGATGCGGCGCGCCGCGTGGGCACCACGCGGGTGCTGAGTATTCCGCTGGTGATGCGCGGCCCGGCGCGCCAGTTCCGCGCGGCCGTGCGCGAGTTGGAGGGGGCGGGCCCACGGCGCCTGCCGATCGACGGGGCGCGGATCCTGCCCACCATGACCACCGCCCTCGAGTGGCGTGTGACGCTCCCCGAGGGGTGGACGGTCGACCTGCCGGCGCCGGTCGATACGCGCAGCTTCTTTGGGCATTATGAAAGCCAGTGGAGCGTGCGCGGTCGGGAGCTGGTGCTCGTGCGGCGCCTCTCCGGGCAGCGCGGCGTGGTGGGGCCGGAGCGCATGATCGAAGTGCTCGTCTGGCTGCGCACCGTGGGCGCCGACGATCAGGAATTTCTTACGATGAAGCCGGTGGCGACGCGCGCCCCGGAAGGAGCACGCTGA
- a CDS encoding dehydrogenase E1 component subunit alpha/beta, producing the protein MATSTRPSRVRKGAGAESAGSAPALTPEQLLQAYRTMYTSRRLDDKEIQLKRQNRIFFQISGAGHEALAAAAGHVLRPAHDWFYLYYRDRALMLQLGMSPAEMLYSAVGAAIDPNSGGRQMPSHWGKKELNVVSVSSPTGTQFLQAVGAAEATLRASQLGITDGFPGDEVVLVTTGDGTTSEGEFWESLNTATNLKLPIVYLVEDNGYAISVPVEVNTAGGSISKVVSGFPDLYIQEVDGCDFLASYEVLHRAVQHARERKGPAFVHAKVIRPYSHSLSDDEVFYRPPEERDADAARDPLKTFPAFLLAEGYATEAELQAIRDEADAEILAATDDALAQPMPGADTVMYAVYSPDVDPTSERFDTEDDPQFSGEPTTMVDLLNACMRDEMARDERILVFGEDVADVSRDQYLGKVKGKGGVFKVTHGLQTKYGSARVYNSPLAEANILGRAIGLAHRGYKPVVEIQFFDYIWPAFMQIRDELATMRWRSNNAWASPVVVRTTYGGYIRGAIYHSQTGASLFTHNPGLRVVCPSNALDANGLLRTAIRCDDPVIFLEHKHLYRQTYNKAQYPGPNFMIPFGKANILREGSDVTLVTYGATVQRALVAAKQLAEEGGPSVEVIDLRTLSPWDKETVFASVKKTGRVIVGTEDSLSWGYGAEIAAAIADECFAWLDAPVKRVASADTWVGYAPSLEDATLPQVSTFREAYLDIVKF; encoded by the coding sequence ATGGCTACGTCCACCCGTCCGAGCCGCGTCCGCAAGGGCGCCGGCGCCGAGTCCGCCGGCAGCGCGCCTGCGCTCACGCCCGAGCAGCTGCTGCAGGCGTACCGCACCATGTACACGTCGCGGCGCCTCGACGACAAGGAAATCCAGCTGAAGCGGCAGAACCGGATCTTCTTCCAGATCTCCGGCGCCGGCCACGAAGCGCTCGCCGCGGCCGCCGGCCACGTGCTCCGCCCGGCGCACGACTGGTTCTATCTGTACTACCGTGACCGCGCCCTCATGCTGCAGCTGGGGATGTCGCCGGCCGAGATGCTGTACAGCGCCGTCGGCGCCGCGATCGACCCGAACTCGGGCGGCCGCCAGATGCCCAGCCACTGGGGCAAGAAGGAGCTGAACGTCGTGTCGGTGAGCTCCCCGACCGGGACGCAGTTCCTCCAGGCGGTCGGCGCCGCCGAAGCGACGCTACGGGCCAGCCAGCTCGGCATCACCGATGGCTTCCCGGGCGATGAAGTCGTGCTCGTCACCACCGGCGACGGCACCACGTCGGAAGGCGAGTTCTGGGAGTCGCTCAACACGGCGACCAACCTCAAGCTGCCGATCGTCTACCTCGTCGAAGACAACGGCTACGCGATCTCGGTGCCGGTCGAGGTGAACACCGCCGGCGGCTCGATCTCCAAGGTCGTCTCCGGCTTCCCCGATCTCTACATCCAGGAAGTCGATGGCTGCGACTTCCTCGCGTCGTACGAGGTCCTGCACCGCGCCGTCCAGCATGCCCGCGAGCGGAAGGGCCCGGCGTTCGTGCACGCCAAGGTGATCCGCCCGTACTCACACTCGCTCTCGGACGACGAAGTGTTCTATCGCCCGCCCGAAGAGCGCGACGCCGACGCGGCGCGTGATCCGCTCAAGACCTTCCCGGCGTTCCTGCTGGCCGAAGGCTACGCGACCGAAGCTGAGCTGCAGGCCATCCGCGACGAAGCCGACGCCGAGATTCTGGCGGCCACCGACGACGCGCTCGCGCAGCCGATGCCGGGCGCCGACACGGTCATGTACGCGGTCTACTCGCCCGATGTGGATCCGACCTCGGAGCGCTTCGACACCGAGGACGATCCGCAGTTCAGCGGTGAGCCCACCACGATGGTGGACCTGCTCAACGCCTGCATGCGCGACGAAATGGCGCGCGACGAACGCATCCTGGTCTTCGGCGAAGATGTGGCCGACGTGTCGCGCGATCAGTACCTCGGCAAGGTCAAGGGCAAGGGCGGCGTATTCAAGGTGACACACGGCCTGCAGACCAAGTACGGCAGCGCGCGCGTGTACAACTCGCCGCTCGCCGAAGCCAACATTCTGGGCCGCGCGATCGGTCTCGCGCACCGCGGCTACAAGCCGGTGGTCGAAATTCAGTTCTTCGATTACATCTGGCCGGCGTTCATGCAGATCCGTGACGAGCTCGCCACCATGCGCTGGCGCTCGAACAACGCGTGGGCGAGCCCGGTGGTGGTGCGCACCACGTACGGCGGCTACATCCGCGGCGCCATCTATCACTCGCAGACCGGCGCATCGCTTTTCACACACAACCCCGGACTCCGGGTCGTGTGCCCGAGCAACGCACTCGACGCGAACGGCCTGCTCCGCACGGCCATCCGCTGCGACGATCCGGTGATCTTCCTCGAGCACAAGCACCTGTATCGCCAGACGTACAACAAGGCGCAGTATCCCGGCCCGAACTTCATGATCCCGTTCGGCAAGGCGAACATTCTGCGCGAAGGCAGCGACGTCACGCTCGTGACGTACGGCGCCACGGTGCAGCGCGCGCTGGTGGCGGCCAAGCAGCTGGCCGAAGAAGGGGGGCCGAGCGTGGAAGTGATCGACCTTCGCACGCTCTCGCCGTGGGACAAGGAAACGGTATTCGCCAGCGTGAAGAAGACCGGCCGCGTGATCGTGGGCACCGAAGACTCGCTCTCCTGGGGCTACGGCGCCGAGATCGCCGCCGCGATCGCCGACGAGTGCTTCGCGTGGCTC
- a CDS encoding GtrA family protein, which produces MIRHLMSPVEVVRFVKAQCSTGIATLLEWGLVLLLTRLGLWYVGSAVAGAVAGGVTDFAIKKWWVFSTHRAEPAASPASALALTGGEAIRYAAVSGASALLYGAAVYLLVDLLHWHLPVAVVGGSVLVGIFWNYPLHRFFVFSPVTASSPVSGHSA; this is translated from the coding sequence GTGATCCGCCACCTGATGTCGCCGGTGGAAGTCGTGCGCTTCGTGAAGGCGCAGTGTTCCACGGGCATCGCCACGCTGCTCGAGTGGGGGCTGGTGCTGCTCCTCACGCGGCTCGGCCTCTGGTACGTCGGATCGGCCGTCGCCGGCGCGGTCGCCGGTGGCGTGACTGACTTCGCGATCAAGAAGTGGTGGGTCTTCAGCACCCATCGGGCTGAGCCGGCCGCGTCGCCGGCGTCCGCACTCGCCCTGACCGGCGGCGAGGCCATCCGTTATGCAGCCGTCAGCGGCGCCTCTGCACTCTTGTATGGCGCCGCGGTCTATCTGCTTGTCGATCTCCTCCACTGGCACCTCCCCGTGGCCGTCGTCGGCGGCTCCGTGCTGGTGGGAATCTTCTGGAACTATCCCTTGCATCGCTTCTTCGTCTTCTCGCCGGTGACCGCTTCCTCCCCGGTCTCGGGGCACTCCGCATGA
- a CDS encoding HIT family protein: MQAPTAPMKPSTGHCIFCDLIRGAAEVSICYEDSTAIAFLDIQPVNPGHVLVVPREHYETLQDIPGDVGLHLYQTAVKLIPVVQTAAGASDMNIVVNSGQAAGQNVMHYHIHLIPRKDGDGFDVPLPFPGSEMPNRQQLDAMAARIGSMLRDPMKRS; encoded by the coding sequence ATGCAAGCGCCCACCGCACCGATGAAGCCGTCCACTGGCCACTGCATTTTCTGTGACCTGATCCGCGGCGCCGCCGAAGTCTCCATCTGCTATGAAGACTCCACGGCGATCGCCTTCCTCGACATCCAACCGGTCAACCCGGGTCACGTGCTGGTGGTCCCGCGGGAGCACTACGAGACCCTGCAGGACATCCCCGGGGACGTCGGGCTCCATCTGTACCAGACGGCCGTGAAGCTCATTCCGGTCGTGCAGACGGCGGCGGGCGCCAGCGACATGAACATCGTCGTGAACTCGGGGCAGGCGGCCGGCCAGAACGTGATGCACTACCACATCCATCTGATCCCACGAAAGGATGGCGACGGCTTTGATGTGCCGCTGCCGTTCCCGGGGTCCGAGATGCCGAACCGGCAGCAACTCGACGCCATGGCCGCCCGGATCGGCTCAATGCTTCGGGATCCGATGAAGCGGAGCTAA